In one Maniola hyperantus chromosome 6, iAphHyp1.2, whole genome shotgun sequence genomic region, the following are encoded:
- the LOC117982919 gene encoding uncharacterized protein, with protein sequence MSSRAFPKRRQLPKLMACMTKNSLENLRNIALFGLNTLDAKGIRRRKLPLYECLILELTESGYSESSNYLQDLIYDNLQLLAEDDIGIVVDLRKKEDYLEDISAGLIRAEKQRDKGNTKKESLELLGLALSYAEKGKGLLWLAEKFFLAALAVSSQYLIDGGRQKGCCKYYYARFLLDKFPDADPEEPFVILTEVRDSAIGKNWPLYEPENEYDEVPPDTVFSATAIQLHRVLLSKARLARNEDPAKSERLSRLAERRAKDASDIPKTAEAILEIGISQLLMNNLNNAHKTFLRAFKIYEADNNIVGLCDSRMHLAAVMQRLGDHETAAKLLTEMGALAMEHGLRRQLGRALHLLGELHLRRERPDLGTQHLIEAFQCFMGLNVQYQTDDTVVKKEEKGTASALDVIFNTDKIEVYEEEAEQSRLMHAISAGQEIIPSYFNLLRESGTCSVAKVKTIEWKLSLCKWWVQEVHHDLIPCLCPLHNRTPLDVLRMQLEAAAIGNEPSEDENALLGRTGTVEDIYDKNT encoded by the exons atgTCGTCAAGAGCTTTTCCAAAACGACGGCAACTACCGAAGCTTATGGCTTGCATGACTAAGAACAGCTTAGAGAATCTTAGAAATATAGCTTTGTTTGGTCTCAATACATTAGACGCTAAAGGAATCAgaag ACGGAAACTTCCACTATACGAATGCCTCATATTGGAACTGACAGAATCCGGTTATTCGGAGTCTTCGAATTATCTGCAAGACCTTATCTATGACAATTTACAACTTTTGGCCGAAGATGACATAGGAATTGTTGTTGATTTGAGAAAAAAGGAAGATTATTTGGAAGACATTAGCGCAGGATTAATTAGAGCTGAAAAACAACGTGATAAAG gAAATACAAAAAAGGAGAGTTTAGAGCTATTAGGTTTGGCATTATCTTATGCTGAGAAAGGAAAAGGCCTTTTGTGGCTGGCCGAGAAATTCTTTCTGGCAGCGTTAGCCGTATCGAGCCAATATTTGATTGATGGAGGGCGACAGAAAGGATGTTGTAAATATTACTACGCAAGGTTCTTGCTCGATAAAT TTCCAGACGCAGATCCTGAAGAGCCGTTTGTTATTCTAACTGAAGTCAGGGACAGCGCTATTGGAAAG AATTGGCCGCTCTACGAACCTGAGAACGAGTACGACGAGGTACCACCTGACACGGTGTTCTCTGCGACCGCCATTCAACTCCACCGGGTGCTACTCAGTAAGGCTCGATTGGCTAGGAACGAAGATCCTGCAAAATCAGAGAGACTCTCCAGATTAGCAGAGCGGAGAGCTAAAGACG CCAGTGATATACCTAAAACGGCTGAAGCGATCCTAGAAATCGGTATCAGTCAATTGCTAATGAACAATTTGAATAACGCCCATAAAACGTTTCTTCGAGCGTTCAAAATTTACGAAGCTGACAATAATATAGTGGGCTTATGCGATTCAAGAATGCATCTAGCTGCAGTGATGCAGAG GTTGGGTGACCACGAAACTGCAGCAAAACTGCTTACTGAAATGGGAGCTTTGGCAATGGAGCACGGGCTTCGAAGACAACTCGGTCGAGCGCTACATCTCCTGGGCGAACTTCATTTGCGCAGAGAACGGCCGGACTTGGGCACGCAGCATCTTATCGAGGCGTTTCAATGCTTTATGGGCTTAAATGTGCAATAT caGACTGACGATACTGTTGTAAAAAAGGAAGAGAAGGGCACAGCAAGTGCTTTGGATGTAATTTTTAACACCGATAAGATAGAAGTTTACGAAGAAGAAGCGGAACAATCTAGATTGATGCATGCGATATCGGCTG GGCAAGAAATAATACCGTCATACTTCAATTTGTTAAGAGAGTCTGGTACATGTTCCGTTGCAAAAGTTAAAACTATCGAATGGAAATTGAGTCTGTGTAAATGGTGGGTGCAGGAAGTGCACCACGATTTGATACCCTGTCTTTGCCCACTACATAATCGTACACCTTTGGATGTCTTAAG GATGCAATTGGAGGCCGCCGCCATTGGAAATGAGCCGTCTGAAGACGAAAATGCGTTGCTGGGTAGGACTGGTACAGTTGAAGATATTTATGATAAAAATACGTAG
- the Cyp4g15 gene encoding cytochrome P450 4g15 yields MSYAAAESVLVSSTWAATNLFYLLLVPVILLWYTYWRASRRRLYELAEKIPGPPGYPLIGNALEFTGGSVDIFKRIMARSEEFDHESAVKIWIGPRLLVFLYEPRDVELILSSNVHIDKAEEYRFFKPWLGDGLLISTGQKWRSHRKLIAPTFHLNVLKSFIELFNANSRTVVNKLKKEAGTFDCHDYMSECTVEILLETAMGVSKSTQDQSGFEYAMAVMKMCDILHLRHTKIWLRPDLLFNFTQYAKIQNNLLSVIHGLTKKVIKRKKEEYKNGKKSVVANTEENGVNKDAMPTKVTSVEGLSFGQSAGLKDDLDVDEDVGQKKRLAFLELLLESAQGGVVISDEEIKEQVDTIMFEGHDTTAAGSSFFLSLMGIHQDIQDRVVEELDQIFGDSDRPATFQDTLEMKYLERCLMETLRMFPPVPIIARHLKQEITLPSNGIKVPAGTTMVIGTFKLHRSKDVYPNPDKFDPDNFLPERSANRHYYAFVPFSAGPRSCVGRKYAMLKLKILLSTILRNFRVYSDLKESDFQLQADIILKRAEGFKVRLEPRKSTAKSY; encoded by the exons ATGAGCTACGCGGCTGCGGAGAGCGTCCTGGTGTCCAGTACGTGGGCAGCCACCAACCTGTTCTATCTGCTGCTGGTGCCTGTTATTCTTCTTTGGTACACCTATTGGAGGGCCTCTAGGAGACGCTTGTACGAGCTAGCGGAAAAGATTCCAGGACCTCCTGGATACCCGCTCATAGGAAATGCTCTGGAATTCACTGGAGGCTCAGTCG ATATTTTCAAGCGAATCATGGCGAGGAGCGAAGAGTTCGATCATGAGAGTGCCGTCAAAATTTGGATTGGTCCCAGGCTCCTCGTGTTCTTATATGAACCACGAGATGTCGAACTTATCCTGAGCAGCAATGTCCACATTGACAAGGCAGAAGAATACAGATTCTTCAAACCCTGGCTTGGAGACGGTCTGCTTATCAGTACGG GTCAAAAGTGGCGCTCCCACAGGAAACTGATTGCTCCTACATTCCACTTGAACGTGCTTAAGAGTTTTATCGAGCTCTTCAACGCCAACTCCAGGACCGTGGTTAACAAACTCAAGAAAGAAGCTGGGACCTTCGATTGTCACGACTACATGAGCGAGTGCACCGTTGAAATACTTCTTG aaaccGCTATGGGTGTGAGCAAAAGCACCCAAGACCAAAGTGGATTTGAATATGCAATGGCCGTCATGAAAATGTGCGATATCTTACATTTGAGACATACTAAGATCTGGCTCAGACCTGATCTATTGTTTAACTTTACTCAATAcgctaaaatacaaaataatcttCTCAGTGTTATTCACGGATTAACGAAAAAG gTCATTAAAAGGAAGAAGGAAGAGTATAAGAACGGGAAAAAGTCGGTCGTTGCTAATACAGAGGAGAATGGTGTAAACAAAGATGCTATGCCTACAAAGGTTACATCCGTCGAGGGTCTGTCGTTTGGACAGTCAGCAGGACTTAAGGATGATCTGGATGTTGATGAAGACGTTGGACAAAAAAAACGACTTGCTTTCTTAGAACTTCTCCTTGAAAGTGCACAGGGTGGAGTTGTTATTTCCGATGAAGAAATTAAGGAACAAGTAGATACCATTATGTTtgag GGGCATGACACAACCGCAGCTGGTAGCAGTTTCTTCTTGTCTTTAATGGGAATCCATCAAGATATTCAAGACAGAGTTGTTGAAGAATTGGACCAAATATTCGGTGACTCCGACCGCCCTGCCACTTTTCAAGATACTTTAGAGATGAAGTATTTGGAAAGGTGCCTCATGGAAACTCTTCGAATGTTTCCACCTGTGCCAATTATTGCTCGGCACTTGAAGCAGGAAATTACTCTGC CTTCCAACGGCATAAAAGTGCCAGCTGGTACAACCATGGTAATTGGAACCTTCAAATTGCATCGAAGTAAAGATGTCTATCCGAATCCTGACAAGTTTGACCCTGACAATTTCTTACCAGAGCGTTCTGCGAACCGTCACTACTATGCCTTCGTACCGTTCTCCGCTGGTCCTAGGTCCTGTGTTG GTCGCAAATACGCAATGCTAAAACTAAAGATTCTTCTATCTACAATCCTGAGAAATTTCCGTGTTTATTCTGACCTGAAGGAATCAGATTTCCAACTTCAAGCTGACATTATCCTAAAACGAGCTGAGGGATTTAAAGTACGCCTAGAACCACGAAAAAGTACTGCAAAATCCTACTAA